The following are encoded in a window of Amycolatopsis lexingtonensis genomic DNA:
- a CDS encoding SRPBCC family protein, producing MPAKLQTIEERPVLRLERRLKHAPERVWRAITDPAELAHWFPAKVDVELRDGGAIRFTFPGEDTSTTGQVVTADPPREFTFVWNDDTLRWLISPDGEGSLLEFTHTFGRGDPAIAKLAAGRNAAGWDVCLDALDARLAGRDFEQPREWHDRMASYVDEFGLGEGEVLADGTIRFRRDLVWKPVDEVRALLPDEPGWDVVQDPEDGTRVELTEAAEADVAAQLTRRHEQLDKLFAATHDVKLPDWPPDRVEAVRKHYAERPTQG from the coding sequence ATGCCCGCGAAACTGCAGACCATCGAGGAACGCCCGGTGCTCAGGCTGGAACGCCGGCTGAAGCACGCACCCGAGCGGGTCTGGCGCGCCATCACGGACCCGGCCGAGCTCGCGCACTGGTTCCCGGCGAAGGTCGACGTCGAGCTGCGCGACGGCGGCGCGATCCGGTTCACCTTCCCCGGCGAGGACACGTCGACGACCGGACAGGTCGTGACCGCCGACCCGCCGCGCGAGTTCACCTTCGTCTGGAACGACGACACCCTGCGCTGGCTGATCTCCCCGGACGGGGAAGGCAGCCTCCTGGAGTTCACGCACACCTTCGGCCGCGGCGACCCGGCGATCGCGAAGCTCGCCGCGGGCCGCAACGCCGCCGGCTGGGACGTCTGCCTCGACGCCCTCGACGCGCGCCTGGCCGGACGGGATTTCGAGCAACCACGGGAATGGCACGACCGGATGGCGTCCTATGTGGACGAATTCGGCCTCGGCGAGGGCGAGGTCCTCGCCGACGGCACCATCCGCTTCCGCCGCGACCTGGTCTGGAAGCCGGTCGACGAGGTCCGGGCGCTGCTGCCGGACGAACCCGGCTGGGACGTCGTCCAGGATCCGGAGGACGGCACCCGCGTCGAGCTCACCGAGGCGGCCGAAGCCGACGTCGCCGCCCAGCTGACCCGGCGGCACGAGCAGCTCGACAAGCTGTTCGCCGCCACCCACGACGTCAAGCTGCCGGACTGGCCGCCGGACCGCGTCGAGGCCGTGCGCAAGCACTACGCGGAGCGTCCGACCCAGGGTTGA
- a CDS encoding flavodoxin family protein gives MSDRSFLFLVGAARAGGNTEMLARRAAKALPADVEQRWIRLPEVPLPPFEDRRHGAGSHPEPGENEQLLMDATFAATDIVIVSPVYWYSVAASVKLYLDYWSGWMRLPVEFKPRMRGKSLWGVSVLSETAREAQPLIGTLELCAEYLGMNWGGVLLGNGSRPGDVLLDDAAMAAAPAFFTGADLVTA, from the coding sequence ATGAGTGACCGCAGCTTCCTGTTCCTGGTGGGTGCCGCGCGGGCCGGCGGCAACACGGAGATGCTGGCCCGGCGGGCGGCGAAGGCGCTGCCCGCGGACGTCGAGCAGCGCTGGATCCGGCTGCCGGAGGTGCCGCTGCCGCCGTTCGAGGACCGCCGCCACGGCGCCGGTTCGCACCCCGAGCCGGGGGAGAACGAGCAGCTGCTGATGGACGCGACCTTCGCCGCGACCGACATCGTGATCGTGTCCCCGGTGTACTGGTACTCGGTCGCGGCGAGCGTGAAGCTCTACCTCGACTACTGGTCCGGGTGGATGCGCCTGCCGGTGGAGTTCAAGCCGCGGATGCGCGGGAAGTCGTTGTGGGGCGTCAGCGTGCTGAGCGAAACCGCGCGCGAGGCCCAGCCGCTGATCGGCACGCTGGAACTGTGCGCCGAGTACCTGGGCATGAACTGGGGCGGGGTGCTCCTCGGCAACGGCAGCCGCCCCGGTGACGTGCTCCTGGACGACGCCGCGATGGCGGCCGCACCGGCGTTCTTCACCGGCGCGGACCTGGTCACCGCCTAG
- a CDS encoding sensor histidine kinase, whose product MRIRVVLDVLAVLVLAIGAGGNLAAGAWALPLWLPTWLGWTILLTSVTPILLRRWWPRPAYVLSLVLTAAAVPIGGPVLAVAVVAAGCALYTFVVHRGSRASRIGFAAGLLGVGLLGIVVPNPSTATTVNFGASALIVGFALGIAVHGRREYAAIERENHAREAVSAERLRIAREMHDVVAHSMSLIAVKAAVGNHVALEQPDQAREALRVIEDTSRETLAELRRVLGVLRDGTGVPALAPAPTLADLRALADRAQLTGLSVDLAVEDLDELPAGAGQSVYRIVQEALTNVVKHAAATTCRIRVTGSDGEVAIEVRDDGRGGAVVTPGHGLIGMRERVAVYGGEFSAGPSDDGFRVFARLPYETAAAR is encoded by the coding sequence ATGCGCATCCGCGTGGTTCTCGACGTGCTGGCGGTCCTCGTGCTGGCGATCGGCGCCGGCGGCAACCTCGCCGCCGGCGCGTGGGCGCTGCCGCTGTGGCTGCCCACCTGGCTCGGCTGGACGATCCTGCTGACGAGCGTGACGCCGATCCTGCTGCGGCGCTGGTGGCCGCGGCCCGCCTACGTCCTGTCCCTGGTGCTGACCGCGGCGGCGGTGCCGATCGGCGGGCCGGTGCTGGCGGTCGCCGTGGTGGCCGCCGGGTGCGCGCTGTACACGTTCGTCGTGCACCGCGGCAGCCGCGCCTCGCGGATCGGGTTCGCGGCCGGGCTGCTCGGGGTCGGCCTCCTCGGCATCGTGGTGCCGAACCCGAGCACCGCGACGACGGTGAACTTCGGGGCGTCGGCACTGATCGTCGGGTTCGCGCTCGGCATCGCCGTCCACGGCCGCCGCGAGTACGCCGCGATCGAGCGGGAAAACCACGCGCGGGAAGCGGTTTCCGCGGAACGGCTGCGGATCGCGCGCGAGATGCACGACGTCGTCGCGCACAGCATGAGCCTGATCGCGGTGAAGGCCGCGGTCGGCAACCACGTCGCGCTCGAACAGCCCGACCAGGCACGGGAAGCGTTGCGGGTCATCGAAGACACGAGCCGCGAGACGCTGGCCGAACTGCGGCGCGTGCTGGGCGTGCTGCGCGACGGCACCGGCGTCCCGGCGCTGGCGCCCGCGCCGACGCTCGCCGACCTGCGCGCGCTCGCCGACCGCGCGCAGCTGACGGGCCTGTCGGTCGACCTCGCCGTCGAGGACCTCGACGAACTGCCGGCCGGCGCCGGCCAGTCGGTGTACCGGATCGTGCAGGAGGCGCTGACCAACGTGGTCAAGCACGCGGCCGCGACGACGTGCCGCATCCGCGTCACGGGCAGCGACGGCGAAGTGGCCATCGAAGTCCGCGACGACGGCCGCGGCGGCGCCGTCGTGACCCCGGGCCACGGCCTGATCGGGATGCGCGA
- a CDS encoding MarR family winged helix-turn-helix transcriptional regulator, with protein sequence MTVDEQAWGRVLVLHARIEQDLAKALQRRHGLGLSEYRALGKLVAGPRGGLRMQELADAIGLNQSSVSRMCARLEDAGLTIRDLCEDDRRGVYSVITDAGRKRYAETEPTYCAVLRTALDKAASDPELAGAVAAVRGA encoded by the coding sequence ATGACCGTCGACGAACAGGCCTGGGGACGCGTACTCGTGCTGCACGCCCGGATCGAGCAGGACCTCGCGAAAGCCCTGCAGCGACGCCACGGGCTCGGCCTGTCCGAGTACCGCGCGCTCGGCAAGCTGGTCGCCGGACCGCGGGGCGGCTTGCGGATGCAGGAGCTCGCCGACGCGATCGGGCTCAACCAGAGCTCGGTCAGCCGGATGTGCGCCCGCCTCGAGGACGCCGGCCTGACCATCCGCGACCTGTGCGAAGACGACCGCCGCGGCGTCTACTCGGTGATCACCGACGCCGGCCGCAAGCGCTACGCCGAAACCGAGCCGACCTACTGCGCGGTGCTGCGGACGGCGCTCGACAAGGCCGCGAGCGACCCGGAGCTCGCCGGCGCGGTCGCCGCCGTCCGCGGCGCTTGA
- a CDS encoding TetR/AcrR family transcriptional regulator produces the protein MGNREALLTGAKQCLNEKGYARTTVRDLASAANVSMAAIGYHFGSREALLNAALIEANEEWGETLAKTLRVEAPATASPAERFELIWQRVIESFPEHRRMWAMTFEAYSQPDLDETVRAQLAGALELARHGLANLFQGLDDGSAEARAAGTVHQALLSGVMLQWLIDPDHAPSGADLLDGLRRIAQAVLD, from the coding sequence ATGGGAAACCGGGAAGCGCTCCTGACCGGGGCGAAGCAGTGCCTGAACGAGAAGGGCTACGCCCGCACCACCGTCCGGGACCTGGCCTCGGCGGCGAACGTGAGCATGGCCGCGATCGGGTACCACTTCGGCTCGCGCGAAGCGCTGCTCAACGCGGCGTTGATCGAGGCGAACGAGGAATGGGGCGAGACCCTGGCCAAGACGCTGCGGGTCGAAGCACCCGCGACCGCCTCGCCCGCCGAACGGTTCGAGCTGATCTGGCAGCGCGTCATCGAGTCGTTCCCGGAGCACCGCCGGATGTGGGCGATGACGTTCGAGGCGTACTCGCAGCCGGATCTCGACGAAACCGTCCGCGCCCAGCTGGCCGGCGCGCTCGAACTGGCCCGCCACGGCTTGGCGAACCTCTTCCAGGGCCTCGACGACGGCAGCGCCGAAGCCCGGGCCGCCGGCACGGTGCACCAGGCCCTCCTCTCGGGCGTGATGCTCCAGTGGCTGATCGACCCGGACCACGCGCCGTCGGGCGCCGACCTGCTCGACGGCCTGCGCCGGATAGCGCAGGCCGTCCTCGACTAG